From a region of the Podarcis muralis chromosome 16, rPodMur119.hap1.1, whole genome shotgun sequence genome:
- the LOC144325830 gene encoding uncharacterized protein LOC144325830, with protein sequence MSKQRQSRGGCCCCGSSRGGCCCCSGGGGYGGGGQSGGVIVIPSGGGYGGGYGGGQQKIPMVVGGGSGGVCCGASSGGAVCCGSSGGGGQSSGCCVGGGMGGGYGGGYGYGQQKIPIVVGGGSGGVCCGASGGRGGAVCCSSSGSSGAVCCSSSGGGSSGGVKVIRGGYGGGGYSGGSGKTIVVPGGSSGGGSGGAVCCSSGSGGAVCCSSGSGGAVCCSSSGSGGGYSQTKCPIVVPPCIGKTK encoded by the coding sequence ATGAGCAAGCAAAGACAAAGCAGGGGTGGCTGTTGCTGCTGTGGCAGTTCAaggggcggctgctgctgctgctctggaggtGGAGGATATGGCGGCGGCGGACAGTCCGGCGGAGTCATCGTTATACCAAGCGGAGGTGGATATGGAGGTGGATATGGAGGCGGCCAGCAAAAGATCCCAATGGTTGTTGGCGGAGGATCTGGAGGGGTTTGCTGCGGAGCCAGTAGCGGTGGCGCAGTGTGCTGTGGATCATCTGGTGGCGGTGGCCAGTCTTCTGGGTGTTGTGTTGGAGGTGGAATGGGTGGTGGATATGGAGGTGGATATGGATATGGCCAGCAAAAGATCCCCATAGTTGTTGGTGGAGGATCTGGAGGGGTTTGCTGTGGAGCTAGCGGTGGCCGTGGTGGTGCAGTATGTTGCAGCTCGTCCGGCTCCAGTGGCGCAGTTTGTTGTAGCTCATCCGGTGGTGGAAGCTCAGGTGGGGTTAAGGTGATTAGAGGAGGATACGGTGGAGGAGGATACAGTGGCGGCAGTGGGAAAACCATTGTTGTACCTGGTGgaagcagtggtggtggcagtggtggagctgtctgctgcagcagtggcagtggcggagctgtgtgctgcagcagcggcagtggcggagctgtctgttgcagcagcagcggatCTGGTGGTGGATACTCACAGACCAAGTGCCCCATTGTCGTCCCACCATGCATTGGGAAAACGAAGTAG